A genomic window from Ignavibacteria bacterium includes:
- a CDS encoding carboxypeptidase regulatory-like domain-containing protein: MKPIKNFFMKALTGMMLCAVLFALSANINGCGDSAVDPVVNGNGTTNTTVAGFVVNENKEPVAGATVTVHGNTAVTGVGGEFMFNNISVPAGRLFVNVTASGYFNATKAEQPKSGDVTQLKITMITKTITHTISSTTGGSADLPNGSKVEIAPNSVVTSGGSVYNGTINMSVVYMDPTSVSFSETVQGGDMAALRSDSSSATLYSFGILKVIMEGTGGESLQLAGGSASTVTTSIPPTMVGDAPSSIPLWFFDEATGLWREEGTATKQGDKYVGSVSHFTDWNCDLPGATATITGKVLDCNGQPLPGITLKVGQGTTVTDGAGNFRRNVPAGITFPVSIEASQNFGLNAPPVSVAPISAGNVFTVPDFAVACFPVITGAFRDCDNNPVYGIVSAKWDNQVQTSVPNTSNGFSMTVAPNKTAVLRFVSSTGIVKDTTIQTPLTAVILNLGNISLCGQAPTGENSFTINGAGFNNQYVNLNASVAIGIYYVGKNETAISAVNGNGENLVVFFPGGSSGNFTGQNSNITYQGINFYSSKAANVTVTTYEGVGGIIEGTFTGTYESTQGTAQINGRFFVTRQPNQN, encoded by the coding sequence ATGAAACCAATAAAAAATTTTTTCATGAAAGCTTTAACCGGTATGATGCTGTGTGCCGTTTTGTTTGCGCTTTCGGCAAATATAAACGGCTGCGGTGATTCAGCAGTTGATCCTGTTGTGAACGGCAACGGAACAACTAACACAACCGTTGCCGGTTTTGTTGTAAATGAAAATAAAGAGCCGGTTGCAGGTGCAACCGTTACCGTTCACGGTAACACTGCAGTAACTGGAGTAGGCGGTGAGTTTATGTTTAACAATATTTCTGTTCCCGCAGGAAGGCTGTTTGTGAACGTTACAGCATCCGGATATTTTAACGCTACCAAAGCTGAGCAGCCAAAAAGCGGTGATGTGACCCAGCTTAAGATCACAATGATAACCAAAACTATAACTCATACGATCAGCTCTACAACAGGCGGCAGCGCAGATCTGCCTAACGGCTCAAAAGTTGAAATAGCGCCGAATTCAGTTGTAACATCAGGCGGTTCAGTTTACAACGGTACTATCAATATGTCTGTGGTTTATATGGACCCCACTTCAGTATCATTTTCTGAAACTGTGCAGGGCGGTGATATGGCTGCCCTAAGAAGCGATTCATCATCAGCAACGCTTTATTCATTCGGGATACTTAAAGTAATAATGGAAGGTACAGGCGGCGAAAGCCTTCAGCTTGCAGGTGGTTCAGCTTCAACCGTTACAACAAGCATTCCCCCAACTATGGTGGGCGATGCGCCTTCATCAATTCCGCTCTGGTTCTTTGATGAAGCAACAGGTCTGTGGCGCGAAGAAGGTACTGCCACTAAACAGGGTGATAAATATGTGGGCTCGGTTTCTCACTTTACTGACTGGAACTGTGACCTTCCCGGAGCAACTGCAACAATTACAGGGAAAGTGCTTGATTGCAATGGGCAGCCGCTGCCGGGTATTACATTAAAAGTGGGGCAGGGTACAACTGTGACCGATGGTGCGGGAAATTTCAGGCGTAACGTTCCGGCAGGTATAACCTTCCCCGTCAGCATCGAAGCTTCGCAGAATTTCGGGTTAAACGCGCCGCCGGTAAGTGTAGCGCCTATTTCAGCGGGTAATGTTTTCACCGTGCCTGATTTCGCTGTTGCATGTTTCCCGGTTATTACCGGCGCATTCCGTGATTGTGATAACAATCCTGTTTACGGTATAGTCAGCGCGAAGTGGGATAACCAGGTGCAGACATCAGTTCCAAATACAAGTAACGGTTTCAGTATGACAGTTGCGCCAAATAAAACAGCAGTGCTTCGGTTTGTATCATCAACGGGGATTGTAAAAGATACAACTATTCAAACTCCCTTAACTGCTGTTATACTCAACCTGGGTAATATAAGCCTTTGCGGTCAGGCTCCCACCGGCGAGAACAGCTTTACTATTAATGGCGCTGGATTCAACAACCAGTATGTAAATCTAAATGCCTCTGTTGCTATAGGCATTTATTACGTTGGCAAGAATGAAACAGCAATATCCGCAGTTAATGGAAACGGAGAGAACCTGGTTGTATTTTTCCCCGGCGGATCATCCGGGAATTTTACCGGCCAAAACAGTAACATTACTTACCAGGGGATAAACTTCTATTCATCCAAAGCAGCCAACGTTACGGTCACAACTTATGAAGGTGTTGGCGGCATCATTGAAGGTACATTCACCGGAACATATGAATCAACGCAGGGTACAGCCCAGATTAACGGAAGGTTCTTTGTGACGCGGCAGCCAAACCAGAATTAG
- a CDS encoding S8 family peptidase, whose protein sequence is MKRYFLFLLLVSFLSLSFFSFRSTENKIGNMLSKAFDEPSNNTFIVWVYLKDKGPNAMAKLNDPLSIVSQRSLDRRSKVKPQGSLLDYTDVPLYGNYVSTVASNVVKVRHQVKWLNCISVEATKEQINALANMDFVKGIELVERFSVIGNNPEIASDLSPVFFNTTDDPMADTLTYGTGNAVTQITQIKVNLVHNQGIRGQGILIANFDAGYSNLTHEAFTTYPMKIQSTYDFQNNTPTLPGHSHGTATLCLIGGYKPGKMVGPAYGSTFILGRTEVDPTERPVEMDNWVRAADWADSLGADIISSSLGYLEFDAGYTSYTWQDMNGNTLPITIAADLAVNKGIVVSNSAGNNGSGANNTLGGPADGDSVLTVGSVTSTGVRSSFSSVGPTTSVPPRIKPDVMAMGSSNYYASTTGNNYTSGSGTSFSCPLTSGVCALMLSANKDLTPLQVTGILKKFASNTNSPNNQMGWGIIDASLSVDSARKLDNTAPVILHTQPFTSTNLNSAFTMKAKITDNGIIRNWTNEAPLLYYRKSTNNGVNWTAYSPVNYSASNLDTFSFVIPGSANGTIVQYYFAAQDIALPTSKISTLPSGGSGINPPGTTAPPTAFQYTVGLVGIEPVSAEVPNVYKLYSNYPNPFNPVTKIKFDISKNSNTQIVVYDVLGRIVETLVNEELKAGRYEVEFDGYSLSSGVYFYKIVTNDFVDTKRMLMIK, encoded by the coding sequence ATGAAGAGGTACTTCCTGTTTTTACTGCTGGTTTCATTTTTATCCCTTTCATTTTTTTCATTCAGGTCAACCGAAAATAAAATAGGCAATATGCTTTCAAAGGCATTTGATGAGCCTTCAAACAATACATTTATTGTTTGGGTATACCTGAAAGATAAGGGTCCCAATGCAATGGCTAAGCTTAACGACCCGCTTTCAATTGTTTCGCAGCGTTCACTCGATAGAAGATCAAAAGTTAAGCCTCAGGGCAGCCTGCTTGATTACACTGACGTTCCGCTGTACGGAAATTATGTGAGCACAGTTGCATCTAATGTTGTAAAAGTGCGTCACCAGGTAAAATGGCTCAACTGCATTAGCGTTGAAGCTACAAAAGAGCAGATAAATGCCTTGGCAAATATGGATTTTGTAAAAGGTATCGAACTGGTTGAAAGATTTTCGGTAATCGGAAATAACCCGGAAATTGCTTCTGACCTTAGCCCGGTGTTCTTTAACACGACTGATGACCCGATGGCTGATACTTTAACTTACGGTACAGGCAACGCAGTTACACAGATAACACAGATAAAAGTAAACCTTGTTCATAACCAGGGTATCAGGGGACAGGGTATTTTGATAGCTAATTTTGACGCAGGGTATTCCAATCTTACCCACGAAGCGTTTACAACATACCCGATGAAGATCCAATCAACATATGATTTCCAGAACAATACGCCGACTCTGCCCGGGCATTCACACGGTACAGCAACACTCTGCCTTATTGGCGGATACAAGCCCGGCAAGATGGTTGGACCAGCATACGGCTCAACATTTATTTTAGGCAGAACGGAAGTTGACCCTACAGAGCGCCCGGTGGAAATGGATAACTGGGTAAGGGCAGCAGACTGGGCAGACAGCCTTGGCGCTGATATAATTTCAAGCTCACTTGGCTACCTTGAGTTTGATGCAGGCTACACAAGCTACACCTGGCAGGATATGAACGGCAATACATTGCCAATTACCATTGCCGCTGATCTTGCGGTAAATAAAGGAATTGTTGTAAGCAACTCTGCAGGTAACAACGGCTCCGGTGCAAATAATACGCTTGGCGGACCCGCAGACGGTGACAGCGTTTTAACTGTCGGCTCAGTTACATCAACCGGTGTAAGATCAAGCTTTAGCTCCGTGGGACCCACAACAAGCGTACCACCAAGGATAAAGCCCGATGTTATGGCAATGGGAAGCAGCAATTATTACGCATCAACTACGGGTAACAATTATACATCCGGCAGCGGAACTTCATTTTCATGCCCGCTTACATCAGGTGTTTGCGCGCTCATGCTTTCTGCTAATAAAGATCTGACCCCGCTGCAGGTAACCGGTATACTGAAAAAATTCGCAAGCAATACAAACTCACCCAATAACCAGATGGGCTGGGGAATTATTGACGCTTCGCTTTCAGTTGATTCTGCCCGTAAGCTTGATAACACGGCTCCTGTAATATTACATACACAGCCATTCACTTCAACAAACCTGAATTCAGCTTTTACTATGAAAGCAAAAATTACCGATAACGGTATTATACGTAACTGGACAAATGAAGCACCGCTGCTTTATTACAGGAAAAGCACAAATAACGGCGTTAACTGGACAGCGTATTCACCTGTAAATTATTCAGCTTCAAACCTGGATACATTTTCATTTGTAATTCCTGGCAGTGCAAACGGAACTATAGTGCAGTATTATTTTGCGGCTCAGGATATCGCGCTTCCGACCTCAAAAATTTCAACTCTGCCTTCAGGCGGCAGCGGAATAAATCCGCCGGGCACAACAGCTCCGCCGACTGCATTCCAGTACACTGTTGGTTTAGTTGGCATTGAGCCGGTATCTGCTGAAGTACCGAACGTATATAAATTATACTCAAACTATCCAAACCCGTTTAACCCGGTTACCAAAATTAAGTTCGATATTTCCAAAAACTCAAATACACAAATTGTTGTATATGATGTATTGGGAAGGATTGTTGAAACCCTGGTAAACGAAGAACTAAAAGCCGGCAGGTATGAAGTTGAGTTTGACGGATACTCGCTTTCATCAGGCGTGTATTTTTATAAAATAGTTACCAATGATTTTGTAGATACCAAAAGGATGTTGATGATAAAGTAA
- a CDS encoding T9SS type A sorting domain-containing protein gives MKTIKVLSILFLFSSIVYTQNNNAFRFNCIVPGTPPESAPSLEGGLYKPESIADYTSEQSAYFPVLIVYVQFTNDPGGDVEWWPSSHDQPPTYMGNVIATAKSSNFGSNWWDAYNGNTATLSDYWMEVSRGKLHLVGKEVHVVLPHEVSYYNQFSNGKDSVMEHLFRALENNLDINWPTYDKWSKVGGNFVYGDGDGFVDMIYIVAKSNPCSPHYTDGYFRPYGVKDNCTHGSDHTVYNSGGDTIKIRGAFNETGSGFQISPGGCENGVLYDPLDKWALVSFSGHEHGHYFFGYGNFFEFHQPYSKVNNYWGLEEYLSPYELMLLDYQQPQVTDFNDVTHSIGDWTSRGSTSQMLKVPIGNSTRNEFFIIANRQKESYYDKIMWGDTCHDNPYFNLGDQEHYGKGIYIYHAYPGEIPGGGYPFGIHIDQECADGLWNWTHSYNAAPDWDPTNYWLPVFEKSAPVFNVNDPSSLTYSLTARDGKNVSKTMSGFNHVKWFSKGKKESQQYGTGTDRLFTNSEEDWTSREWKGDRWDAWRVDYNEVFSPYSSPSTVNWDNENSGIFIYLNSMSGNTANLEIYKVGEGGWDLDEILEATPPSKPMLYRAVEVANCNGTVGHPRIIWDNNLEPDMERVVSRDTYKRYKIYRAASSNPSVAPLTYTYHATYDDYTPNDTANFIDNSILNGTEVSCGIGGANVNDTYFRYKITAIDKYEDESVKSDFVSIYGSSIIPDSPNFTTNENPMSFALLQNYPNPFNPSTEIKFELPQNTFVTLKVYNAVGQVVAELVNNEYKNAGRYSVSFDGTNLASGIYFYSIEAGVYKDVKKMVLIK, from the coding sequence ATGAAGACAATAAAGGTTCTTTCAATATTATTTCTATTTTCATCTATAGTTTATACACAAAATAACAACGCATTCAGGTTCAATTGCATTGTTCCCGGTACACCACCGGAATCTGCTCCTTCACTGGAAGGTGGATTGTATAAACCTGAAAGTATTGCGGATTACACTTCTGAACAATCCGCATATTTTCCGGTTTTGATAGTTTATGTTCAATTTACAAATGATCCAGGCGGTGATGTTGAATGGTGGCCAAGCTCACATGATCAGCCGCCAACGTATATGGGAAATGTTATTGCTACTGCTAAATCTTCAAACTTTGGTTCTAACTGGTGGGATGCGTACAATGGAAATACAGCAACATTAAGCGATTACTGGATGGAGGTATCCCGCGGAAAATTACATTTGGTAGGAAAGGAAGTTCATGTAGTCCTCCCGCACGAAGTGAGCTATTATAATCAATTTTCTAATGGGAAAGACAGCGTAATGGAACACCTTTTTAGAGCATTGGAAAATAATCTCGATATTAACTGGCCAACTTATGATAAGTGGTCAAAGGTAGGTGGTAATTTTGTTTATGGCGATGGTGATGGATTTGTTGATATGATTTATATTGTAGCTAAAAGTAATCCGTGCAGTCCGCATTATACAGACGGGTATTTCAGGCCTTATGGAGTTAAGGATAACTGTACACATGGAAGTGATCACACAGTATATAACAGCGGCGGAGATACTATAAAAATAAGAGGAGCATTTAATGAAACCGGTTCCGGTTTCCAGATATCGCCCGGCGGATGTGAAAATGGTGTTTTGTACGATCCTTTGGATAAATGGGCACTTGTGAGCTTTTCAGGACACGAACACGGCCATTATTTTTTTGGTTACGGCAATTTTTTTGAATTTCATCAGCCGTATTCAAAAGTAAATAATTACTGGGGTTTGGAAGAATACTTGAGCCCGTATGAACTAATGCTGTTAGATTACCAACAGCCACAGGTTACAGATTTTAATGATGTTACTCACAGTATCGGTGACTGGACTTCAAGAGGAAGTACTTCACAAATGCTGAAGGTACCAATTGGAAATTCAACCAGAAATGAGTTTTTTATTATTGCAAACAGACAAAAGGAATCTTACTACGATAAAATAATGTGGGGAGATACCTGTCATGATAATCCTTATTTCAATTTAGGCGATCAGGAACATTACGGCAAAGGCATATACATATATCACGCATATCCCGGTGAAATTCCTGGTGGCGGATACCCGTTTGGAATTCATATTGATCAGGAATGCGCAGATGGTTTATGGAACTGGACACACTCCTACAATGCTGCCCCTGATTGGGATCCTACCAATTACTGGCTGCCTGTATTTGAAAAGTCAGCTCCGGTGTTTAATGTTAACGATCCAAGTTCGTTAACATACAGTTTAACAGCACGTGACGGAAAAAATGTAAGCAAAACTATGTCTGGCTTCAATCATGTAAAATGGTTCAGCAAAGGTAAAAAAGAATCTCAGCAATACGGGACAGGAACAGATAGACTGTTTACAAATTCCGAAGAAGACTGGACTTCAAGAGAGTGGAAGGGTGATAGATGGGATGCATGGAGAGTAGATTACAATGAAGTATTTTCGCCATACTCAAGTCCTTCAACGGTTAACTGGGATAATGAAAATTCGGGAATTTTTATTTACCTAAATTCAATGTCAGGCAACACAGCTAATCTGGAAATTTATAAAGTCGGTGAAGGAGGCTGGGATTTAGACGAAATCCTAGAAGCTACACCGCCTTCAAAGCCAATGCTTTACAGGGCTGTTGAAGTTGCTAATTGTAACGGAACTGTGGGTCACCCAAGGATAATATGGGATAATAATTTAGAGCCTGATATGGAAAGGGTTGTTTCCAGGGATACTTATAAAAGATATAAAATATACAGGGCTGCATCTTCTAATCCTAGCGTAGCTCCGTTAACTTATACTTACCATGCAACTTATGATGATTACACGCCCAATGATACGGCAAATTTCATAGATAATAGTATTTTGAACGGCACAGAAGTATCATGCGGAATTGGTGGGGCAAACGTAAACGATACATACTTTAGGTACAAAATTACAGCAATAGATAAATATGAAGACGAGTCAGTTAAGTCTGATTTCGTTTCTATATATGGTAGCTCCATAATACCAGATAGTCCTAACTTTACTACCAACGAAAATCCAATGAGTTTTGCTCTATTGCAAAACTATCCAAATCCGTTCAATCCTTCTACAGAAATTAAATTCGAGCTGCCGCAGAATACTTTTGTTACACTAAAAGTATATAACGCAGTTGGTCAGGTTGTAGCTGAGCTTGTAAACAATGAATACAAAAACGCAGGCAGATACTCTGTAAGCTTTGACGGAACAAACCTTGCCAGCGGTATTTATTTTTATTCAATTGAAGCCGGTGTTTACAAAGATGTCAAGAAGATGGTGCTGATAAAGTAA
- a CDS encoding T9SS type A sorting domain-containing protein yields MKKLLYMVFAISLLHNVAWAQWVQQNSGVTTSLLDIDFINENTGWACGDGGVVVKTTNGGVNWVQLNTGLFKRLEGIDAVDANTVYSVGWFQTIIKSTNGGSNWQIIRDGPTGVGSTFFKCFFINLNTGWLLRSGGGYVLKTTNGGISFDSVFTNNSFNRDIYFKDANTGVICGDGAWIIRSTDGGVSWVQISLPLLTSAPNLYRISFVGNTGWTIGEGGESGLGRMVFRTTNFGISWDSIARVPYPNNELIYSVFFANNNTGYCGGTFGHIFKSTNGGISWYQQNVPINGFRNDFWFSNDTTGWVVGGGGYILKTTNGGTYVNVSSNQTQMPNKHAIGKIYPNPFNPETNIHFELAFEDDIKIKVYDMLGKEIFELINKKMQAGRYEVKFNGISLSSGIYICRLESKNNILSKTIVLLK; encoded by the coding sequence ATGAAAAAATTATTATACATGGTATTTGCCATTTCTTTGTTGCACAATGTTGCTTGGGCACAGTGGGTGCAGCAAAACAGCGGTGTGACAACAAGCCTGCTTGATATTGATTTTATAAATGAAAACACGGGCTGGGCATGCGGTGATGGCGGGGTTGTTGTAAAGACCACAAACGGCGGAGTTAACTGGGTACAACTAAATACCGGACTTTTTAAAAGGCTTGAGGGCATTGATGCCGTTGACGCCAATACAGTTTACAGTGTCGGCTGGTTTCAGACTATCATTAAATCAACCAATGGGGGAAGCAACTGGCAGATTATCAGGGATGGACCAACGGGTGTTGGCTCAACATTTTTTAAATGCTTCTTCATAAACCTTAACACTGGTTGGCTTTTAAGAAGCGGAGGCGGATATGTTTTAAAAACAACAAACGGAGGGATTTCCTTTGATTCAGTATTCACAAATAATAGTTTTAACAGGGATATCTATTTTAAGGACGCAAACACAGGTGTAATTTGTGGTGACGGTGCATGGATAATCCGATCAACCGATGGCGGTGTAAGCTGGGTGCAAATATCACTGCCATTGTTAACAAGCGCTCCTAATTTGTACAGAATTAGTTTTGTGGGTAACACAGGATGGACAATCGGTGAAGGCGGTGAATCCGGGTTAGGCAGAATGGTTTTCAGAACAACAAATTTTGGAATCTCTTGGGACAGTATTGCAAGGGTGCCTTACCCGAATAACGAGCTAATATATTCAGTCTTTTTCGCTAACAACAATACCGGTTATTGTGGCGGGACTTTTGGACATATTTTTAAATCAACCAACGGTGGAATTAGCTGGTATCAGCAAAACGTGCCGATAAATGGATTTAGAAACGACTTCTGGTTTTCAAATGACACTACCGGCTGGGTAGTTGGGGGAGGTGGCTATATTCTTAAAACTACTAATGGCGGAACCTATGTGAATGTATCAAGTAACCAAACTCAAATGCCAAATAAGCATGCAATTGGCAAAATATATCCAAACCCATTTAATCCTGAAACAAATATTCATTTTGAACTGGCGTTTGAAGATGACATTAAGATAAAAGTATATGATATGCTGGGAAAAGAAATATTCGAATTAATAAATAAAAAAATGCAAGCAGGCAGATATGAGGTAAAATTCAACGGTATTTCGTTAAGCAGTGGTATTTATATTTGCAGGCTTGAGTCAAAGAACAATATACTATCAAAAACTATTGTTTTATTGAAATAA
- a CDS encoding imidazolonepropionase produces MMSLLIENASQVVTCHTQGRKFKAGKFQSEIGLLKNTSIYTDGGRIKWIGNKLPARFRSAKMKKIDARGKCVLPGFIDSHTHLVFAGSRADEFSMRIKGSTYEQIAKAGGGIISTVKATRKASKAELIELALKRIISSVSFGVTTIEAKSGYGLDTASELKMLEVINELNSELPVDIYSTFLGAHAYPKDKTKTEYLEEILYEMIPQIAKRELATFIDAFCEKNYFSVADTKKIFMQGIKFGLVPKLHTNQFYSIGGIEAAIECGAISVDHLEVMKPSDIKTLINSGTIAVVFPAVSYFLDIPYAPARKMIESKIPVAIATDFNPGSAMSENIQLSMSMAVHMLKMNVEEVINAVTINAAAALGISHNVGSIETGKQADMVIFDTPNYNDLLYHFGINQAEAVIKRGEVIYG; encoded by the coding sequence ATAATGAGCCTACTCATAGAAAACGCATCGCAGGTTGTAACCTGCCATACACAGGGCAGAAAATTCAAAGCAGGTAAATTCCAGTCTGAAATAGGTTTGCTGAAAAATACCAGCATCTACACCGATGGCGGCAGAATAAAATGGATAGGCAATAAATTGCCGGCACGCTTTAGATCAGCCAAAATGAAAAAAATTGACGCGCGCGGTAAATGCGTGCTGCCGGGGTTTATTGATTCACACACACACCTCGTTTTTGCCGGCAGCCGCGCTGATGAATTTTCTATGCGCATTAAAGGCAGCACCTATGAGCAAATTGCAAAAGCCGGCGGGGGAATCATAAGCACCGTTAAAGCTACGCGAAAAGCATCAAAAGCAGAGCTTATTGAGCTTGCCCTGAAAAGAATAATCTCATCTGTGAGCTTCGGTGTAACTACCATTGAAGCAAAATCAGGCTACGGACTCGATACGGCAAGCGAATTGAAAATGCTTGAGGTTATAAATGAGCTCAATAGTGAGCTGCCTGTTGATATCTATTCTACTTTTCTCGGCGCGCATGCTTACCCCAAAGATAAAACCAAAACAGAATATCTTGAAGAAATACTCTATGAAATGATACCGCAAATTGCAAAACGCGAACTTGCTACTTTTATTGATGCATTTTGCGAGAAAAATTATTTTTCTGTGGCTGATACAAAAAAAATATTTATGCAGGGTATCAAATTCGGTTTGGTACCCAAACTTCACACAAACCAGTTTTATTCCATCGGCGGCATCGAAGCCGCCATTGAGTGCGGCGCAATTTCAGTCGATCACCTCGAAGTCATGAAACCATCCGACATCAAAACGCTAATAAATTCCGGTACAATTGCTGTAGTGTTTCCTGCAGTATCATATTTTCTTGATATCCCCTATGCGCCTGCGCGCAAAATGATAGAAAGTAAAATTCCCGTTGCCATCGCAACTGATTTTAATCCCGGCAGCGCTATGAGCGAAAATATTCAGCTTTCAATGAGTATGGCGGTTCACATGCTCAAAATGAACGTGGAGGAAGTGATCAATGCTGTAACTATTAATGCCGCTGCTGCGCTTGGGATATCACATAACGTTGGCAGCATCGAAACAGGCAAGCAGGCAGATATGGTAATTTTTGATACTCCCAATTACAATGACCTCCTCTATCATTTTGGCATAAACCAGGCGGAAGCTGTTATAAAAAGAGGTGAAGTCATATACGGCTAA
- the ftcD gene encoding glutamate formimidoyltransferase, which yields MRKIVECVPNISEGRDEKVINACADAVRAVEGVTLLDVDPGRSTNRTVFTFVGDPDSVVEAAFQFTKTAYELIDMTKHSGAHPRMGAVDVCPFVPVAGVTTEDCVECSKKFGKRVGEELGLPVYLYEEASTNPARKALKQIRQGEYEGIKDRIIKPEWKPDFGPQEFNPRFGAMVTGARFFLIAYNVNILGTKEQAHRIALNIREQGRGPNEPGRLKAIKAIGWYVDEYNMAQVSINLDNYTITPPHIVFEECVKDAKELNLAAAGSELVGLIPLEAMLMAAEYYIQKEKLFIVDEKQKIRLVVERLGLNSVSPFIPEKRIIEYMIAESGNEPLASMTVRSFVELVGARTSAPGGGSVSALIASMGAGLGAMMGWMSYGTKKFEHLDADMRRLIAPLHENMKKLIPMIDADTNAFNDYMTAMKLPKDTDEQKKHRSQLMQEGLKKAINVPLGVMRTADECWPYMVELAKLGNASSASDLAVGAKSLETGIWGALKNVEINMGQVTDEKYKKDVMKEAGDIMKRAEKNLAEVEKILNSRN from the coding sequence ATGAGAAAAATAGTTGAATGTGTTCCCAATATTTCCGAAGGAAGAGATGAAAAAGTTATCAACGCTTGCGCAGATGCAGTTCGCGCAGTAGAAGGTGTTACACTGCTTGATGTAGATCCGGGCAGGTCGACAAACCGCACGGTATTTACATTTGTGGGCGACCCTGACTCCGTAGTTGAAGCGGCATTTCAATTCACAAAAACAGCTTATGAATTAATTGATATGACAAAGCACTCCGGTGCGCACCCAAGAATGGGTGCTGTTGATGTTTGCCCCTTTGTGCCTGTGGCTGGAGTCACCACCGAAGACTGCGTGGAGTGCTCCAAAAAATTCGGAAAACGCGTTGGCGAAGAACTTGGCTTGCCGGTATATTTGTATGAAGAAGCATCAACAAATCCAGCACGCAAAGCATTAAAGCAAATAAGGCAAGGCGAGTATGAAGGAATAAAAGACAGGATAATTAAACCTGAATGGAAACCCGATTTCGGTCCGCAGGAATTCAATCCGCGCTTCGGGGCTATGGTCACAGGTGCGAGATTTTTCCTGATAGCGTATAATGTGAATATACTCGGCACCAAAGAACAGGCTCACCGCATTGCGCTAAATATCCGCGAGCAGGGCAGGGGACCTAATGAACCGGGCAGACTAAAAGCTATCAAAGCCATTGGCTGGTATGTTGATGAATACAACATGGCACAGGTATCTATCAATCTGGATAACTATACCATTACGCCTCCTCATATTGTATTTGAAGAGTGCGTTAAGGACGCAAAAGAACTTAATCTCGCGGCAGCAGGCAGTGAGTTGGTTGGGTTGATACCGCTTGAAGCAATGCTAATGGCTGCTGAATATTATATACAGAAAGAAAAGCTGTTTATTGTTGATGAAAAACAGAAAATAAGGCTTGTTGTTGAAAGGCTTGGACTTAATTCTGTATCTCCGTTTATACCCGAAAAAAGAATAATTGAATACATGATAGCCGAAAGCGGGAATGAGCCGCTTGCATCTATGACAGTTCGCAGCTTTGTTGAGCTTGTTGGTGCCCGCACTTCAGCTCCCGGGGGCGGCAGTGTTTCAGCACTAATAGCTTCAATGGGCGCAGGACTTGGCGCAATGATGGGCTGGATGAGCTACGGCACAAAAAAATTCGAGCATCTTGATGCAGATATGAGAAGGCTGATAGCACCGCTGCATGAAAACATGAAAAAGCTTATTCCAATGATAGATGCCGATACTAATGCATTTAATGATTACATGACTGCAATGAAATTGCCCAAAGATACTGATGAGCAGAAAAAACACCGCTCACAGCTTATGCAGGAGGGTTTGAAAAAAGCTATTAATGTACCGCTTGGTGTAATGAGAACAGCTGATGAATGCTGGCCGTATATGGTTGAGCTTGCAAAGCTTGGCAACGCAAGCTCGGCAAGTGATCTTGCCGTTGGCGCAAAATCTCTTGAAACCGGTATTTGGGGCGCATTAAAGAATGTTGAAATAAACATGGGACAGG